A genomic region of Rhodohalobacter sp. 614A contains the following coding sequences:
- a CDS encoding glycosyltransferase family 4 protein — MKILITVPHRRIGGIANYFEVIKKYFRSDVEYIYRGSVKYNNYKIFVFIRLIKDYAIFVQKLFYRENKIILINTSINKNSIIRDLIYVFLSKLFFKRVILFIHGWNEKDEGFLKKNRGLRVSIMKTCNAFLVLSNTFKNKLKCYGFKSPIYITTTVVDDEFAPKEFKFHKTNEKRILFLSRIEKEKGIFELIDAFKLLNKYQNFKLVIAGDGTKYDELRRVVLESCTRNIIIKGHIIGSEKKRVFEDCDIYVFPSYHEGMPTTVLEAMSWGLPIITSPVGGLNDFFVEGKMGYFLENREPKYIAEKILSLLNNQELLESISRYNFYFAKEHFYATKVVDRLENIFKEMQCLH; from the coding sequence ATGAAGATTCTAATAACTGTACCACATAGAAGAATTGGAGGTATAGCGAATTATTTCGAGGTCATTAAAAAATATTTTAGAAGTGATGTCGAATATATTTATCGTGGATCAGTGAAGTATAATAATTATAAGATTTTTGTTTTTATAAGGTTGATTAAAGATTACGCCATTTTTGTACAAAAGCTGTTTTATAGAGAGAATAAAATCATTTTAATTAATACTTCAATCAACAAGAATAGCATAATAAGAGATTTGATATACGTTTTTTTGTCTAAACTCTTTTTTAAAAGAGTAATTTTATTTATCCATGGATGGAATGAAAAAGATGAAGGTTTTTTAAAAAAAAATAGAGGTTTACGTGTTTCGATCATGAAAACATGTAATGCTTTTCTTGTTTTGTCAAACACATTCAAAAACAAGTTAAAGTGTTATGGATTTAAATCACCGATTTATATAACAACTACTGTTGTCGATGATGAATTTGCCCCAAAAGAATTTAAATTTCATAAAACAAACGAAAAAAGAATATTATTTCTCTCACGAATTGAAAAGGAGAAGGGCATTTTTGAGTTAATTGATGCATTTAAATTATTAAATAAATATCAAAATTTTAAGTTAGTAATAGCAGGAGATGGTACCAAGTATGATGAATTAAGAAGGGTTGTCCTTGAAAGTTGTACAAGAAATATTATTATCAAAGGGCATATAATTGGGAGTGAGAAGAAAAGAGTTTTTGAAGATTGTGATATATATGTATTTCCAAGCTATCATGAAGGAATGCCTACAACAGTCCTTGAAGCAATGTCTTGGGGATTACCTATTATTACTTCCCCTGTTGGGGGATTAAATGATTTTTTTGTTGAAGGGAAAATGGGCTATTTCTTAGAAAATCGTGAGCCTAAATACATTGCGGAAAAGATCCTTTCTCTTTTGAATAACCAGGAATTATTAGAGAGTATTTCTAGATATAATTTTTATTTTGCCAAAGAGCATTTTTATGCTACTAAAGTTGTAGACAGGCTTGAAAATATATTTAAAGAAATGCAATGTCTTCATTGA
- the wecB gene encoding non-hydrolyzing UDP-N-acetylglucosamine 2-epimerase yields the protein MLIDIIAGARPNFMKIAPIIREIEKSRKEGADLSYRLIHTGQHYDRNMSGSFFEQLGIPDPHYNLGVGSDTQAGQTAKIMTRYEEILFDKPADLCLVVGDVTSTMACAITAKKMHITVAHVEGGIRSGDRRMPEEINRLVTDSITDHFFTTSQTANENLKREGVEESKIHFVGNTMIDTLLGNMDRLIKPGVWDEAGLKEKEYLVMTLHRPSNVDEEEQLKSLISEIISSSKELPVIFPVHPRTRKNLEKLGIEYDSLIYTDPLSYLEFNYLVRHSKAVITDSGGITEETTVMGIPCMTLRDSTERPETCITGTNELLGTDPRAIKPAMEKLFSGKWKEGSIPELWDGRTAKRIVDIFTSF from the coding sequence ATGCTAATTGACATCATTGCCGGTGCAAGGCCCAATTTCATGAAGATTGCACCAATCATCAGGGAAATTGAAAAAAGCCGGAAAGAAGGGGCAGATTTATCGTATCGGCTGATTCACACCGGGCAGCATTACGACCGGAATATGAGCGGCAGCTTTTTTGAGCAACTGGGAATTCCCGATCCTCACTATAACCTTGGGGTGGGAAGCGATACCCAGGCCGGGCAGACGGCAAAGATCATGACTCGTTATGAAGAGATATTGTTCGACAAACCTGCCGATCTGTGCCTGGTTGTTGGGGATGTAACGTCAACAATGGCGTGTGCTATTACGGCAAAAAAAATGCACATCACGGTAGCCCATGTGGAGGGAGGAATCCGGTCCGGCGACCGGCGAATGCCGGAAGAGATTAATCGCTTGGTAACAGACTCCATTACCGATCATTTCTTTACCACCAGCCAGACGGCAAACGAAAATTTAAAAAGGGAAGGGGTTGAAGAGAGCAAGATCCATTTTGTAGGTAACACCATGATCGACACCCTTCTTGGAAATATGGACAGGCTTATAAAGCCCGGGGTTTGGGACGAGGCAGGTTTGAAAGAAAAAGAGTACCTGGTTATGACCCTCCACCGGCCGTCTAATGTAGATGAAGAGGAGCAGTTGAAAAGTCTCATTTCGGAGATCATCTCTTCAAGCAAAGAACTGCCGGTCATTTTTCCGGTCCATCCGCGTACAAGGAAGAATCTTGAAAAACTGGGTATTGAATACGACTCTTTGATCTATACAGATCCGTTAAGCTACCTGGAGTTTAATTATCTCGTCAGGCACTCCAAAGCGGTCATTACCGATTCCGGCGGCATTACGGAAGAAACAACCGTGATGGGGATTCCGTGCATGACCCTTCGAGACAGCACAGAACGCCCGGAAACCTGTATAACCGGTACCAACGAACTTCTGGGGACCGACCCAAGAGCCATTAAACCCGCCATGGAAAAATTGTTCAGCGGCAAGTGGAAAGAGGGGAGTATCCCTGAATTATGGGATGGCAGGACGGCGAAAAGGATTGTGGATATATTTACTTCGTTTTGA
- a CDS encoding acyltransferase — protein sequence MLKLNKFKKIFFLVLYYGIACRLPNISFPGGKVYNWFRILCLKKIIKIGDGCRIMAGVYIGDGNDIEIGNNCNINEGVRLDNVKIGNNVMIARESVFLGKMHEFKNISIPMIEQGIKGKKFTIIEDDVWIGIRTIVMPGITIKKGSIIAAGAVLTKDTSTNGIYGGIPARLIKERE from the coding sequence ATGTTGAAATTAAATAAATTTAAAAAAATATTTTTTTTGGTACTGTATTATGGTATAGCATGTAGGTTACCAAATATTTCTTTTCCAGGAGGGAAAGTTTACAATTGGTTTCGAATACTTTGCTTAAAGAAAATTATTAAAATAGGTGATGGATGTCGAATTATGGCTGGTGTTTACATTGGAGATGGAAATGATATTGAAATAGGGAATAATTGTAATATCAATGAGGGTGTTCGTCTTGATAATGTAAAAATTGGAAACAATGTAATGATCGCACGAGAAAGTGTTTTTTTAGGTAAAATGCATGAATTTAAAAATATTTCTATACCCATGATTGAACAAGGGATCAAGGGTAAAAAATTTACAATTATCGAAGATGACGTTTGGATAGGTATTAGAACAATTGTAATGCCTGGTATTACAATTAAGAAGGGATCGATAATCGCTGCTGGAGCTGTTTTAACAAAGGATACTTCAACAAATGGAATTTATGGAGGTATTCCAGCAAGATTAATTAAAGAAAGAGAGTAA
- a CDS encoding UpxY family transcription antiterminator, giving the protein MIQRSTGSPSNIREWFAFYIKPRHEKKAAARLEEQFKIYCPLKEERIRWSDRWKTVVKPLVPGYIFANVTEPEWLHLLQDPSVFRTVCFKGKPAIIREREMEAMKKVLGETDCEDIRLEPLNKGDRVEITGGSFQNVNGVVVTIKGNRASLRLDSLNCAMTFTVSAAILELV; this is encoded by the coding sequence ATGATCCAACGTTCTACCGGCAGCCCTTCCAACATACGGGAGTGGTTTGCCTTTTACATTAAACCCCGTCACGAAAAGAAAGCGGCAGCCCGCCTTGAAGAGCAGTTTAAAATTTACTGCCCCCTGAAAGAAGAGCGGATTCGCTGGAGTGACCGTTGGAAAACGGTAGTAAAACCACTCGTTCCGGGATACATTTTTGCGAATGTGACGGAACCGGAGTGGTTACACCTGTTACAAGACCCTTCGGTATTTAGGACGGTCTGTTTCAAGGGGAAACCGGCCATTATCCGGGAACGGGAAATGGAGGCAATGAAAAAAGTTCTTGGTGAAACCGACTGTGAAGATATTAGGCTGGAACCGCTGAATAAGGGTGATCGTGTAGAAATCACAGGTGGATCTTTCCAAAATGTGAATGGTGTAGTTGTAACCATAAAAGGAAACCGCGCCTCCCTGCGCCTGGACTCCCTGAACTGTGCCATGACCTTCACCGTTTCGGCAGCAATACTGGAGCTGGTTTGA
- a CDS encoding VanZ family protein has product MKIISPALTIFFYILVILILYLLPTGSVNLNKPVIASFRLDSLLHMLLFLPWMYFNSQFRRHQGKLIRTRSIIIWLFSGILLASGIEWIHLLVSYRIFNFKDMFYNIAGLLLGMALVPVVNKIRGMSAASLKND; this is encoded by the coding sequence ATGAAGATTATCAGTCCCGCTCTCACAATATTTTTTTATATACTGGTGATTCTGATTCTTTACCTGCTGCCAACGGGTAGTGTTAATCTCAATAAACCGGTTATTGCCTCTTTCCGGCTGGACTCTTTGCTCCACATGCTTCTTTTTCTTCCATGGATGTATTTTAACAGCCAATTTCGCCGGCATCAAGGGAAATTGATTCGCACCAGATCGATTATTATCTGGCTGTTTTCGGGGATATTATTAGCCTCGGGGATCGAATGGATACACCTGTTGGTTTCTTACAGGATATTTAATTTTAAAGATATGTTTTATAACATCGCAGGACTTTTACTGGGAATGGCTCTGGTTCCTGTGGTAAATAAGATTCGCGGTATGTCTGCCGCATCTTTGAAGAATGATTAG
- a CDS encoding sulfotransferase domain-containing protein: protein MPKKLKPNLFIVGQPKSGTTAFYEFLKSHPDIYLPPQKEIHYFCKDFHKENERYHGECLHFTYRTEPEFLSLFVDQNGEKVIGEASVNYFYSEVAAQNIHNFNSDSKILIFLRNPVDFLKSWHAHSLLTNGETYESLEDALNAEERRKNGDDLTQIIKVPSYLFYTERLHYVKHLKRFLDVFPKEQIKVIIYDDIVLNIGEVYKEILSFLDVDKDFEPDFKVINSRKKIRFKSVLRFTKFPKVKKLMNLAISRKIRQNIGLQKLFKKIFLVPFDKYPENENLEKDIKKKFEEEVIQLSDILDRDLKGLWNF, encoded by the coding sequence ATGCCAAAAAAACTCAAACCTAATTTATTTATTGTCGGACAGCCCAAATCTGGTACAACAGCGTTTTATGAATTTCTCAAATCTCATCCAGATATATATTTACCACCCCAAAAAGAGATTCATTATTTCTGCAAGGACTTTCATAAAGAAAATGAAAGGTACCATGGAGAATGTCTTCATTTTACGTATAGAACTGAACCAGAATTTCTATCACTATTTGTGGATCAAAATGGCGAAAAAGTTATCGGCGAGGCTTCCGTAAATTATTTTTATTCAGAAGTTGCTGCACAAAATATTCATAATTTTAACTCTGATTCAAAAATACTCATCTTTTTAAGAAATCCAGTTGATTTTTTAAAATCTTGGCATGCTCATTCCTTGCTTACAAATGGGGAGACTTATGAAAGTTTAGAAGATGCTTTAAACGCAGAGGAAAGAAGAAAAAATGGAGATGATCTAACGCAAATCATAAAGGTGCCCTCATATCTTTTTTATACTGAAAGATTACACTACGTTAAACATCTAAAACGCTTTTTAGATGTTTTTCCCAAAGAGCAAATTAAAGTAATTATTTATGATGATATTGTTTTAAATATCGGAGAAGTCTATAAAGAGATTTTATCTTTTTTAGATGTTGATAAAGATTTTGAACCTGATTTTAAGGTGATCAACTCACGAAAGAAAATACGCTTTAAGAGTGTCCTTAGGTTTACAAAATTTCCTAAGGTTAAAAAATTAATGAATTTAGCCATTTCAAGGAAAATTCGTCAAAATATTGGCTTGCAAAAACTTTTTAAAAAAATATTTCTTGTTCCTTTTGATAAGTATCCAGAAAATGAAAATCTGGAAAAAGATATTAAAAAGAAATTTGAAGAAGAGGTTATTCAACTTTCAGATATTCTTGATCGTGATCTGAAAGGGTTATGGAATTTTTAA
- a CDS encoding FkbM family methyltransferase → MINKIKKSVFELLLKNPKVFDSYRIFTDKFKSKSEEKLFLRNAIVGIKDPIRIIQIGANDGLRSDPVRELIIDFKCKALLIEADPVCYEILKENYSYLKEKDIIFLNVAVVPNKEDNIGFYSLSEEFRSKLKKSEQVKMARKASTDKSLFIDYLNEVNIENPENAVVQQEVETKKLDDLFDVYFEPNVLVIDTEGLDWSLMQSLDLRTYSPDVIYFESKFPTDVNIRLEVLTKLEESGYKIQDFGNNIGCQLMDRLVR, encoded by the coding sequence ATGATAAATAAAATCAAAAAATCTGTCTTTGAACTACTATTAAAAAATCCAAAAGTTTTTGATTCGTATCGAATATTTACTGATAAGTTTAAAAGTAAAAGCGAAGAAAAATTATTTTTGAGAAACGCAATAGTTGGTATTAAAGACCCTATTAGAATTATTCAGATTGGAGCTAATGATGGGCTTAGAAGTGACCCTGTTCGGGAATTGATTATTGATTTTAAATGTAAAGCCTTACTAATAGAAGCAGATCCTGTTTGCTATGAAATCTTGAAAGAAAATTACTCCTATCTAAAAGAGAAGGATATAATTTTTCTAAATGTTGCTGTTGTGCCAAATAAGGAAGATAATATTGGATTTTATTCACTATCAGAAGAATTTCGATCAAAATTAAAAAAATCTGAACAAGTGAAAATGGCAAGGAAAGCGAGTACTGATAAATCTTTGTTTATTGATTATTTAAATGAAGTTAATATAGAAAATCCAGAGAATGCAGTTGTTCAGCAAGAAGTAGAAACAAAAAAACTTGATGATTTATTTGACGTGTATTTTGAGCCAAATGTTTTAGTAATTGATACCGAAGGATTAGATTGGTCTCTTATGCAAAGTTTAGATTTGCGTACTTATTCTCCAGATGTGATTTATTTTGAAAGTAAGTTCCCAACGGATGTGAATATTAGACTAGAGGTGTTAACAAAACTAGAGGAATCGGGGTATAAAATTCAGGATTTTGGAAATAATATTGGCTGTCAACTTATGGACAGATTGGTTAGATAA
- a CDS encoding sugar transferase, which translates to MFESVLTRVNESERKPPSYGKELDAKLYAYLNTLVDENTVSNLAWDFHKNESEIPDNLYRHTGLVNLHRINDIKRINKYLEAANRNLTNGQYLVISMETMSSRRTRILNKYPSGFNRIYYFFDFFLKRVFPKWKPTRKLYFLITKGRNRVISLTEGLARMISCGFEIVDFKKAAYNTYIVARKVKEPAYDMQPTYGALIRLNRVGKGGKMFRVFKMRTMYPYSEYLQDYIFKKHDLREGGKFRNDFRMTSWGKFFRRYWIDELPMVINWFRGEMKLVGVRPLSKHYFELYPKSLQEMRVKVKPGLVPPYYADMPKTLEEIEESERNYLIAYEKSPFLTDVRYFFRAFLNIFLKGARSK; encoded by the coding sequence GTGTTTGAATCTGTTTTAACCAGGGTTAATGAAAGTGAAAGAAAGCCGCCAAGCTACGGAAAGGAGCTTGACGCGAAACTTTATGCTTACCTGAATACACTTGTAGACGAAAATACTGTTTCCAATCTTGCCTGGGATTTTCATAAAAATGAATCGGAGATCCCTGATAATCTGTACCGGCATACCGGTTTGGTCAATCTCCATCGGATCAATGATATCAAAAGGATTAATAAATACCTGGAAGCAGCCAACAGAAACCTTACAAACGGCCAGTACCTGGTGATTTCTATGGAAACGATGTCTTCCCGGAGAACCAGGATTCTTAACAAATACCCGTCAGGGTTCAACAGGATCTACTATTTCTTCGACTTTTTCCTGAAGCGGGTATTTCCCAAGTGGAAACCGACCCGGAAGCTCTATTTTTTGATTACGAAAGGAAGAAACCGGGTCATTTCTCTTACGGAAGGGTTGGCAAGAATGATCTCCTGCGGATTTGAGATTGTTGATTTTAAAAAGGCAGCTTACAATACGTATATCGTTGCAAGGAAAGTAAAGGAACCGGCCTATGACATGCAGCCCACCTACGGAGCGCTGATACGGCTAAACAGAGTTGGGAAAGGTGGAAAGATGTTCAGGGTATTTAAGATGCGCACGATGTATCCCTATTCTGAGTATCTGCAAGATTATATTTTTAAAAAGCATGACCTGAGAGAAGGCGGGAAGTTTAGGAATGATTTTCGAATGACAAGCTGGGGTAAGTTTTTCCGAAGATACTGGATTGATGAATTGCCGATGGTTATCAATTGGTTCCGGGGAGAGATGAAACTGGTGGGAGTGAGGCCGTTGAGTAAACATTATTTTGAGTTGTATCCCAAAAGTCTCCAGGAAATGAGGGTAAAGGTAAAGCCCGGCCTGGTTCCTCCTTACTATGCAGATATGCCGAAAACCCTTGAAGAGATTGAGGAGTCGGAACGTAATTATCTCATTGCATATGAGAAGAGCCCGTTTCTTACGGATGTGCGGTACTTCTTTAGGGCATTTTTGAATATTTTCTTGAAGGGTGCACGGAGTAAGTAA
- a CDS encoding glycosyltransferase family 4 protein — protein MSRVYIVSSILPPTFSGAGIRALRTAKNLSDKYNVSLITETSKVETDLQTVVIKGLSGYKKDHIVFLLVKYFFIFFITPLSIFNQLRKIEEPDLIHCFSVTWLGIYVYWYNKIFWNAPILFEVTLLGSDTIDAKNKWWIYRKISDYCLKTADQINAISLRLYQDLLKKGLDKEKISLISNSVDIDRFKPISKYQRSINKGNYNINSDTFVIITTAGVSKRKGYLLLKDIVKSLPSDFNYHWFFVGDYSRRKKRDLMNYILNDFKKNNIDQNVTFTGYTDPVSYLRMSDLFVFTSEREGFGTVIIEAMSSGLPIICKKIEGITDFILKNNSGVIIDSNDPNDFVEEILKVKDDEKLAEEMGKNAVNVVKNRFSLEIIIKEYDELYQSLIT, from the coding sequence TTGAGTCGAGTTTATATAGTTTCATCAATACTACCACCGACTTTTAGTGGAGCTGGTATAAGAGCATTGCGAACAGCTAAGAACTTATCAGATAAGTATAATGTCTCCTTAATTACAGAAACAAGTAAAGTTGAAACTGATTTACAAACAGTAGTTATCAAGGGGCTAAGTGGTTATAAAAAAGATCATATTGTCTTTCTGCTCGTTAAGTATTTCTTCATTTTCTTTATAACACCTTTGAGTATTTTTAACCAATTGAGGAAAATAGAGGAACCCGATTTAATTCATTGTTTTTCTGTAACTTGGCTTGGTATTTATGTGTATTGGTATAATAAAATTTTTTGGAATGCACCTATACTATTTGAGGTGACTTTATTAGGGAGTGATACTATAGATGCAAAAAACAAGTGGTGGATTTATCGGAAAATCAGTGACTATTGTTTAAAAACAGCTGATCAGATAAACGCGATTTCATTGAGATTATATCAAGATTTATTAAAGAAAGGTTTAGATAAAGAAAAAATCTCACTTATTTCGAACTCTGTCGATATAGATCGCTTCAAACCGATATCTAAATATCAGCGAAGTATCAACAAAGGAAATTATAATATCAATAGTGATACATTTGTAATAATTACTACTGCTGGTGTATCTAAGAGGAAAGGCTATTTATTGCTAAAAGATATTGTTAAATCTTTACCTTCTGACTTTAATTATCATTGGTTTTTTGTTGGTGATTACTCAAGAAGGAAAAAAAGAGATTTAATGAATTATATTTTAAATGATTTTAAAAAAAATAACATCGACCAAAATGTTACATTCACTGGATATACGGATCCCGTCTCATACCTTAGAATGTCAGATCTCTTTGTCTTTACTTCAGAAAGAGAGGGATTTGGAACTGTGATTATTGAGGCGATGAGTTCAGGTCTCCCCATAATCTGCAAAAAAATTGAAGGGATTACAGACTTTATACTTAAGAATAATTCGGGGGTAATTATTGACTCTAATGATCCGAACGATTTTGTAGAGGAAATTTTAAAAGTTAAGGATGACGAGAAATTAGCAGAAGAAATGGGAAAAAATGCAGTAAATGTAGTTAAAAATCGATTTAGCCTTGAGATTATTATAAAAGAATATGATGAACTCTATCAATCATTAATAACATGA
- a CDS encoding lipopolysaccharide biosynthesis protein, whose protein sequence is MSLRKKTLNGLFWVGLEKVGLHTIQLAVFIVLARLLTPEDFGLVGMIMILFSVSSTIIDGGINQAIIREKELIRDDLETAFTINVVLGFFLYSLLYLSAPSVSEFYGDSRLTLLIRIMGLAILFKSWGLVYSAILIQKLDFKKELYLMIPAHLASGFIAILLAFKGFGVISLAVKFVVLEFLNAVLLFIFCSFRVSFGFDKNSLKKLIGFGFNLSVSKILTSINSDIYKAVIGKVYSASILGLYTQSQKIKRLISVNIISAIQKVTYPALAKIRDDKNKLKETYKKIVIISCLFTVPLMTILIITADPLIPFLLGEQWRDAIPILQIIAIGGMIYNVTLIHQNLLKVLNRTDVFLKLEVIQVFNFMLALFIGVWFDIYVLLYLIVVVRYINTIIYAFSVGHFIEYPLSEQFKDIADIICISILTLLIVLYLKGFLLDLQLKDIYTLVLLFSICIVLFVLNGIIFRTDKLSLIKEIVLEKRN, encoded by the coding sequence TTGAGTCTTAGAAAGAAAACTCTTAATGGCCTGTTTTGGGTAGGACTTGAAAAGGTTGGCCTTCATACTATTCAGCTTGCGGTCTTTATAGTTCTAGCAAGGTTGTTAACGCCTGAGGATTTTGGGTTGGTTGGGATGATAATGATTTTATTCTCTGTCTCCTCGACAATCATAGATGGAGGAATAAATCAAGCGATAATACGAGAGAAAGAGTTAATAAGAGATGATCTTGAGACAGCATTCACAATAAATGTAGTTCTTGGTTTCTTTTTATATAGTCTATTGTATTTATCAGCTCCTTCAGTAAGTGAATTTTATGGAGATTCTCGTCTGACACTATTAATAAGAATAATGGGGTTGGCAATATTATTTAAATCATGGGGTCTTGTTTACAGTGCAATTCTTATTCAAAAGTTAGATTTTAAAAAAGAACTTTACTTGATGATACCAGCCCATTTAGCGTCTGGTTTCATAGCGATTCTTCTCGCATTTAAAGGGTTTGGGGTTATTTCGTTGGCTGTTAAGTTTGTGGTATTAGAGTTTCTTAATGCAGTTTTACTTTTTATTTTTTGTTCTTTTAGAGTCAGTTTTGGATTCGATAAAAATTCTCTAAAGAAACTTATTGGGTTTGGATTCAACCTATCCGTTTCGAAAATACTGACAAGTATAAATTCAGATATTTATAAAGCTGTTATAGGTAAGGTTTATTCTGCATCAATTTTAGGACTTTACACTCAATCACAGAAAATTAAAAGACTCATTTCTGTAAATATAATTAGTGCCATACAGAAGGTTACATATCCAGCACTTGCAAAGATAAGAGACGATAAAAATAAGCTTAAAGAGACATATAAGAAAATAGTTATAATTAGTTGTCTATTCACAGTACCGCTCATGACAATTCTAATTATAACTGCTGACCCATTAATTCCTTTTCTTTTGGGAGAACAATGGAGAGATGCAATCCCAATATTACAGATTATTGCTATTGGAGGTATGATTTACAATGTTACTCTTATACATCAAAATTTGCTCAAAGTTTTGAATAGAACTGATGTTTTTTTAAAACTTGAAGTGATTCAAGTTTTTAATTTTATGTTAGCTCTTTTCATAGGAGTTTGGTTTGATATATATGTACTGTTATATCTTATAGTTGTGGTAAGATATATAAATACAATTATCTATGCTTTTTCTGTAGGTCATTTTATTGAATATCCCCTAAGTGAACAATTCAAAGATATTGCAGATATAATATGTATCTCAATATTAACATTATTAATAGTTTTATATCTAAAAGGGTTTTTACTTGATTTACAATTAAAGGACATTTATACATTAGTTTTACTTTTTTCAATATGCATTGTTTTATTTGTTCTTAATGGTATAATATTTAGAACAGATAAATTAAGTTTGATAAAAGAGATTGTATTGGAGAAGAGAAATTGA
- a CDS encoding DUF354 domain-containing protein, with protein sequence MSVLFHLGHPAHFHLFKNVIQKLKDEGQTVHILVKEKDVLIDLLEESGFDYGNILPEGKSAGKLGLVRDMFIRGQRIISYCKEHRPDLLIGTSPDISYVGKYLNIPSVNVNEDDANVVPLYAWISYPWATEIISPECCNNGRWTNKTTPYKGYHELAYLHPDHFTPDEKIVSRYMDPESIFFVLRFSGLKAHHDTGIRGIDNDVAKELVSMLVQHGNVYITSERSLEKHFEPYRLQINAKDIHHILAHSNLVIGDSQTMSAEAGVLGTPYIRFNDFVGKIGYLKDLEEKYKLGFGITPDQPGELLRISEELASSDVKDEFQKRRAFMLSENINTADFIYTQIKKYLC encoded by the coding sequence ATGAGTGTACTGTTCCATCTTGGCCACCCGGCACATTTTCATCTTTTTAAAAATGTGATTCAAAAATTAAAGGATGAAGGACAAACTGTTCATATACTTGTAAAAGAAAAAGATGTCTTAATTGACCTATTAGAAGAGAGTGGATTTGATTATGGAAATATTTTGCCTGAAGGTAAGTCTGCTGGAAAACTTGGTTTAGTCAGGGATATGTTTATCCGGGGGCAAAGAATCATTTCTTACTGTAAAGAGCACCGCCCAGATTTGTTAATCGGTACATCACCCGACATTTCGTATGTTGGAAAATATTTGAACATTCCATCTGTAAATGTAAATGAAGATGATGCGAATGTTGTGCCACTGTATGCATGGATTTCGTATCCCTGGGCTACTGAGATTATCAGTCCTGAATGTTGCAATAATGGACGCTGGACAAATAAAACCACTCCTTATAAAGGATATCATGAGTTAGCCTATCTTCATCCCGATCATTTTACACCGGATGAAAAAATAGTTTCGAGATATATGGATCCTGAATCGATATTTTTCGTTCTGAGATTTTCCGGTTTAAAAGCACATCACGATACCGGCATTCGGGGAATTGATAATGATGTGGCAAAAGAGCTGGTCTCTATGCTGGTTCAGCATGGCAATGTGTATATCACATCAGAAAGGTCACTAGAAAAGCACTTTGAACCGTATCGCTTACAAATCAATGCAAAAGATATACACCATATTTTAGCACATTCAAATCTTGTAATTGGCGACAGCCAAACCATGTCTGCCGAAGCGGGAGTTCTTGGTACGCCATACATACGTTTTAACGATTTTGTGGGAAAAATTGGATATTTAAAGGATTTAGAGGAAAAATATAAATTAGGTTTTGGCATTACACCAGACCAACCCGGTGAACTTCTAAGAATTTCTGAAGAATTGGCCTCCTCTGATGTAAAGGATGAGTTCCAAAAAAGAAGGGCATTTATGTTATCTGAGAATATCAATACTGCTGATTTTATTTATACACAAATAAAAAAATATTTATGCTAA